The Fibrobacter sp. UWP2 genome segment GAGCAGTTGCCCGGGGTCAAGGCAAAACTCGACAGTGCCGAGAAGGTGCTTGCCGACTACCGCCACAGCATTGGCTCGGTCGACATGACGGGCGAGACCCGCGCCCACCTGGACAAAGAGGTCAACCTGCAGAGCCAGATTATCGCCTTGGAGCAGGAGCGCCAAAAGGCGACGCGCCTGTTCAAAGAGGAACACCCCTCGGTGCAGACCATCAAAAAGCAGCAGGACAAGCTCCGCGGTGAACTTGCCAAGCTCAAGCGCAGCGCCGAGAAAATGCCGCTCACGCAGCAAGAGGTGATGCGCTTGCAAGAGGAAGTGCAGGTGAACAACCAGGTTTACACCACCATGCTCAACAACATCCAGCAGCTGCGCGTGGTGCGTGCGGGCGAGGTGGGCAACGTGCGCATTGTGGACGCGGCGCAAATCGAGCCCATCCAGAGCAAGCCTAAAAAGTTCAACATCTTTGTTTGCAGCATCGCGGCCAGCTTCATGGTCGGGGTGCTCCTGGTATTTGTACTCCGCATGTTCAAGAACGGCGTGCGCGGCTCCACCGAGATCGAGCGCGAGACCGACATGAGCGTTTACGCCAAGATCCCCGAATCCCACCACAAGCACACGCGCTCCAAGCACAAGACCTCTTTGGTGGAGGCGGCGCCAAACGATTTGGCGAGCGAGGCTTTCCGTGGGTTGCAGACCGCCCTTGACTTTTCGCTGGGCGAGGGGCAGAACGTGGTGATGGTGTGCGGCCTGGTGCCGGGCGTGGGCAAGTCATTTGTTTCTAAGAACCTTTCGGCGGTGTATGCCATGAACGGCAAACGCGTGTTGCTCATAGATGCCGACATGCGCAAGGGCGTGATCCGCAGCACCAAGTACGCGGGCCTCACCGACGTCCTGGCTGGCAAGGTGGACTGGCACGACGTAGTGGCGGACTGCCCGTGCAAGGGGCTGTTTATTTTGGGTCGCGGAAGCGTGGTGATGGCGCCCAGTGAACTGCTGCGCCACGACGACTTTAAAAAGCTGCTCGACGAGGCCAAGAAGGAATACGACATGGTGATTGTCGATACACCGCCACTCTCCCTGGTCACCGACTCCGAGCTCATCTACCCGCACGTGGACTTCCTCCTCATGGTGCTGCACTACGGCATTCACTCCATGGAACAGATCAAGGAGTCCATCAATGGGCTCAAGCGCTTTGCGGATAAACCCGGCGCGTTTGTGATGAACCATT includes the following:
- a CDS encoding polysaccharide biosynthesis tyrosine autokinase, coding for MEQNTQQTISVAAVAQPQSGNTITLLEALAILWKNKFRLMLFVLFGAFIGAVVGFWIRPAFTSDALLQIDVRGSKKGNVMSQAMGDMGALLDVTTPADAEIELLKSRMVLSYVVDEEHLAFSATPTSKLNRLLHREGRMDVDKLNIPAAARAEELTAVATGDNTYKVVNPQNTVLVQGKVGDVLKALYAGDTLVIRVKFLSAKVGEEFALRQGNPLSVVRALSKSIKASEKGKQSGIIAVSYSHRYADRAAGILNTVLNTYVRQNVEMRSAEAEKTLEFLEEQLPGVKAKLDSAEKVLADYRHSIGSVDMTGETRAHLDKEVNLQSQIIALEQERQKATRLFKEEHPSVQTIKKQQDKLRGELAKLKRSAEKMPLTQQEVMRLQEEVQVNNQVYTTMLNNIQQLRVVRAGEVGNVRIVDAAQIEPIQSKPKKFNIFVCSIAASFMVGVLLVFVLRMFKNGVRGSTEIERETDMSVYAKIPESHHKHTRSKHKTSLVEAAPNDLASEAFRGLQTALDFSLGEGQNVVMVCGLVPGVGKSFVSKNLSAVYAMNGKRVLLIDADMRKGVIRSTKYAGLTDVLAGKVDWHDVVADCPCKGLFILGRGSVVMAPSELLRHDDFKKLLDEAKKEYDMVIVDTPPLSLVTDSELIYPHVDFLLMVLHYGIHSMEQIKESINGLKRFADKPGAFVMNHCEHEPGHYGYGYGYYGKKYYGSK